A region from the Medicago truncatula cultivar Jemalong A17 chromosome 6, MtrunA17r5.0-ANR, whole genome shotgun sequence genome encodes:
- the LOC112422547 gene encoding uncharacterized protein: protein MEVPDNRKWIDNRTDPNQEVTEEFKIGVLEFVEYALEHDKDNIGGGSIRCPCKKCKCAKFQIPDMVKLHLCKMGFMSNYYHWTSHGEPSPPIPPVVVSHSYYGSRGRRELFGNYEQLVMDAAGPTIGNYLEQEGQDEGDTMLEDPNEEAERFFEMLKAAQTPLWDGCSKYSTLSASLTLLSLKAEYGFSQGCFNALAQFIGNALPDSNTMPKNYYRAKKSIEELGLGCSKIECCPNGCMLYYKEDEVLQSCKICGEE, encoded by the coding sequence ATGGAAGTACCTGATAATAGAAAGTGGATCGATAACCGTACTGATCCTAATCAGGAAGTTACTGAAGAATTTAAAATCGGAGTTCTTGAATTTGTTGAGTATGCTTTGGAACATGATAAAGATAACATTGGAGGAGGGAGTATTAGATGCCCTTGTAAGAAATGCAAGTGTGCGAAATTTCAAATTCCAGACATGGTAAAGTTACATCTCTGTAAGATGGGATTTATGAGTAATTATTATCATTGGACGAGCCATGGTGAACCGAGTCCCCCAATTCCCCCGGTGGTTGTAAGTCACTCATATTATGGAAGTAGAGGCCGTAGAGAATTATTTGGAAATTATGAGCAATTAGTAATGGATGCTGCAGGACCAACAATTGGTAATTACCTAGAGCAAGAAGGTCAAGACGAGGGAGACACAATGCTAGAAGATCCTAATGAAGAAGCAGAAAGATTCTTTGAAATGTTGAAGGCCGCGCAAACTCCATTATGGGATGGTTGTAGTAAATATTCCACATTGTCAGCTTCTTTAACATTATTAAGTTTAAAAGCAGAATATGGTTTTTCCCAGGGTTGCTTTAATGCATTGGCGCAATTTATCGGAAATGCATTGCCAGATAGTAACACTATGCCTAAAAATTATTACCGAGCGAAGAAATCAATTGAGGAGCTAGGTTTGGGATGTTCGAAGATTGAATGTTGCCCAAATGGATGTATGCTGTATTATAAGGAGGATGAAGTGCTCCAAAGTTGTAAAATATGTGGAGAGGAATGA
- the LOC112419484 gene encoding uncharacterized protein: MRWHREKPMVNGSLSHPSDAEAWKHFDEAWPSFAEEPRNVRLGLCSDGFAPFDKTGRRYSSWPIIITPYNLPPWMCMRREFMFLTILIPGPSDPTRRIDVYLRPLIDELKMLWEDGVVTYDVLLKQNFLMKAAVMWTINDFPAYGMLSGWMTMGKRACPICMERSKAFTLDTSKKTSWFDCHRQFLPQDHPFRRNKTAFTKDTVETSTPPRRLSGEEVWEIVKDLPSVEESVKHYPSDYRVKHNWTKRSIFWELPYWKTHLLRHNLDVMHIERNVFLNILFTVMDTKGKTKDNCKSRKDLEAHCKRKGLELQPGKNGNIVKPKAPYTLTKQQRIAVCEWVKNLKLPDGYASNLSRCVDLKEAKLSGMKSHDCHVFLQRLIPLAFKALPKPILNTLTEFSNFFREITSSLLMEDKLRILEQNIPIIMCKLEQIFPPSFFDSMEHLPIHLAYEARVGGPVQYRWMYPFERFIRSLKQKVTNQAYVEGSMCKEYLLEESTTFASYYHPLDILSRRTRVLRNDDGGESSMNPPLSIFNYRGRPYGKCTTSFINDKEMKAAHLYILLNCPEVAPYITMYSDMLRELDPELNEADLDKQVSTAFPAWFKRYVLDFKNAIDDALLRSLAWGPSRSVTKWPNYLINGYKFVTKSKNEGMSTTNCNVCVRGGQYESLENNYYGVLTNIVELQYTCHPSKKVVLYQCDWFDPSSQGTRIDNYGNVEIKKSRRYNNYDPFILAQQAEQVYFTSFPEGKQGWLGVIKTKARSTIQSLEKNVPETTHAYQDDAEQQMPVFVSDDDFQQCIVDTNGVEEEVVPISVLDQLDLEIEEQYDEFEEEEEEEEEDYEEVEVEVEDEIEVEEEEDDEFRRGKRRRTI; the protein is encoded by the exons ATGAGATGGCATCGTGAGAAACCAATGGTGAATGGATCTTTGTCTCATCCATCAGATGCAGAAGCTTGGAAACACTTTGATGAAGCATGGCCTTCTTTCGCTGAAGAACCTCGAAATGTTAGATTAGGTTTATGTTCGGATGGCTTTGCTCCATTTGATAAAACAGGAAGGCGTTATTCTTCATGGCCTATCATTATTACTCCTTACAATTTGCCACCGTGGATGTGTATGAGAAGGGAGTTTATGTTTTTGACCATTTTAATTCCTGGTCCTTCCGACCCAACGAGGAGAATTGACGTGTATTTACGCCCTCTGATAGATGAATTGAAAATGTTGTGGGAGGATGGAGTCGTGActtatgatgtgttgttgaaGCAAAATTTTTTGATGAAGGCGGCTGTAATGTGGACGATCAATGATTTTCCAGCATATGGGATGTTAAGTGGATGGATGACAATGGGAAAACGAGCTTGCCCAATTTGCATGGAGCGCTCTAAGGCATTTACCCTTGATACTAGTAAAAAGACCTCATGGTTTGATTGTCATAGACAGTTTTTACCACAAGATCATCCGTTTAGAAGGAATAAGACTGCATTTACAAAAGATACAGTTGAGACGTCAACTCCTCCGCGAAGGCTGAGCGGTGAAGAAGTGTGGGAAATAGTTAAAGATTTACCAAGCGTTGAGGAATCTGTAAAACATTATCCTTCAGACTATAGGGTTAAGCATAACTGGACAAAGCGTAGTATATTTTGGGAACTACCGTATTGGAAAACTCATCTTCTTCGACATAATCTTGATGTGATGCACATAGAGAGAAATGTGTTTCTTAATATTTTGTTCACAGTAATGGACACCAAAGGTAAGACAAAAGATAATTGCAAATCTAGGAAGGACTTAGAAGCACACTGTAAGCGTAAGGGCCTAGAGCTGCAGCCTGGTAAGAATGGTAACATTGTAAAACCAAAGGCACCATATACGTTAACCAAACAACAAAGAATAGCTGTATGTGAATGGGTCAAAAATCTTAAGCTTCCGGATGGTTATGCTTCTAATTTGAGTAGATGTGTTGACTTGaaggaagcaaagttatctggtATGAAGAGTCACGATTGCCATGTATTCTTGCAACGTCTTATACCATTAGCATTCAAAGCCTTGCCCAAACCTATATTGAACACACTTACTGAATTCAGCAACTTCTTTAGAGAAATTACTTCATCGTTATTGATGGAAGATAAATTGCGCATCTTGGAGCAAAACATCCCAATCATTATGTGCAAATTAGAACAAATATTTCCTCCAAGCTTCTTTGACTCAATGGAACATCTTCCTATTCATTTAGCTTATGAAGCAAGAGTTGGCGGTCCCGTACAGTATAGATGGATGTATCCATTCGAAAG GTTCATACGGTCTTTAAAACAAAAGGTAACAAATCAGGCCTATGTTGAAGGTTCAATGTGTAAAGAATACCTACTGGAGGAGTCGACAACATTTGCTTCGTATTATCATCCCCTAGATATTTTATCAAGGAGAACAAGAGTGCTACGGAATGATGATGGAGGAGAATCTTCTATGAATCCTCCGTTGTCAATCTTTAACTATCGAGGCCGTCCTTATGGAAAATGTACCACTTCTTTCATAAATGATAAGGAAATGAAAGCTGCACATTTGTATATTCTTTTAAATTGTCCCGAGGTGGCGCCTTATATTAC CATGTACTCCGATATGTTACGGGAACTCGATCCAGAGCTTAACGAAGCAGATTTGGACAAACAAGTATCCACGGCATTTCCAGCATGGTTCAAAAGATAT GTGCTTGATTTCAAAAATGCGATAGATGATGCGCTTTTAAGGAGTTTGGCATGGGGCCCAAGTAGATCAGTCACCAAGTGGCCTAATTATCTTATCAATGGATACAAGTTTGTGACAAAATCTAAAAATGAAGGGATGAGTACAACAAATTGCAATGTATGCGTTCGAGGAGGGCAATATGAATCTTTGGAAAATAATTACTATGGGGTTTTGACGAACATTGTTGAGTTACAGTACACATGCCATCCATCAAAAAAGGTGGTTTTATATCAATGTGATTGGTTTGATCCTAGTTCTCAAGGGACAAGGATAGATAACTATGGAAAcgttgaaataaaaaaatctaggaGATATAACAATTATGATCCTTTTATATTAGCCCAACAAGCAGAGCAAGTGTATTTTACATCCTTTCCTGAAGGGAAACAAGGTTGGCTCGGTGTCATCAAAACCAAAGCACGCAGCACAATTCAATCTTTGGAAAAAAATGTACCCGAAACAACTCATGCATACCAGGATGATGCTGAACAACAAATGCCTGTGTTTGTTTCAGATGATGATTTTCAACAATGCATTGTTGACACTAATGGTGTAGAAGAAGAAGTAGTACCAATCTCTGTCTTGGACCAACTTGATTTAGAGATAGAAGAACAATATGATGAGtttgaggaggaggaggaggaggaggaggaggattaTGAAGAAGTAGAAGTAGAAGTAGAAGATGAAATagaagtggaagaagaagaagatgatgaatttaGAAGAGGAAAAAGAAGGAGAACAATATGA
- the LOC112422754 gene encoding rho family-interacting cell polarization regulator 1-like, producing the protein MEDNDITRGNGRGAGISINKVKGNKGGKHKTTLSHSSRLQAPRPADTQQSLSTKQPTHHPISQTHTNFPPFLSTSSPQMSTIHAPTSQIPTNTQQPHSTMKPTHHLTSKTPSNIQQSLSTKQPTHHPISQTHTNFPPFLSTSSPQMSTVHAPTSQIPTNTQQPHSTRKPTHHLTSNTPSNIQLPQPTRQLKHHPISQTFTNFPPFLSTPSPQMSTIHAPTSQIPTYIQSPHSTPSPPHLSNTHRPYDVVSGGDPHASSSLCDDSYPIAGSTDPTDRRIWIRPGPQLM; encoded by the exons ATGGAAGACAATGATATTACAAGGGGCAATGGAAGAGGTGCTGGTATAAGCATCAACAAAGTTAAGGGAAATAAGGGAGGTAAGCATAAAACTACTTTGTCACATTCTTCTAGATTACAAGCACCTAGGCCTGCAGACACCCAACAATCCCTATCTACAAAGCAACCTACACATCATCCCATATCTCAAACACATACTAACTTCCCACCTTTCCTCTCTACTTCAAGTCCACAAATGTCTACTATCCATGCTCCCACTTCTCAAATACCTACAAATACCCAACAACCCCACTCTACAATGAAACCTACACATCATCTTACATCTAAAACACCTTCAAATATCCAACAATCCCTATCTACAAAGCAGCCTACACATCATCCCATATCTCAAACACATACAAACTTCCCACCTTTCCTCTCTACTTCAAGTCCACAAATGTCTACTGTCCATGCTCCCACTTCTCAAATACCTACAAATACCCAACAACCCCACTCTACAAGGAAACCTACACATCATCTTAC ATCTAACACACCTTCAAATATCCAACTTCCACAACCTACAAGGCAACTGAAACATCATCCCATATCTCAAACATTTACAAATTTCCCACCTTTCCTCTCTACTCCAAGTCCACAAATGTCTACAATTCATGCTCCCACCTCTCAAATACCTACATATATCCAATCTCCCCACTCTACTCCTAGTCCACCACATCTTTCTAATACACATAGACCATATGATGTTGTATCTGGTGGTGATCCACatgcatcatcatcattatgTGATGATTCGTATCCGATAGCTGGGAGTACAGATCCTACTGATAGGCGTATATGGATCCGTCCGGGACCACAGTTAATGTAA
- the LOC112422890 gene encoding uncharacterized protein isoform X1 translates to MKRLFQGTWATYGELMKNDTALADLWYNEFQRIYKWLPEHDQDIKKTYHHKASDGYQNTMYRVRRGMDKGEWIPALLREKLEQNWEDSKWKDKAAVNKQNRRSSNGPLHTCGSIPTIEHSKRLKTDSNMTPSCWEVYLKTHKMKGDPSKWVSSKSQMVADEYERRIFERNSQQTEGDDVSNDHQSDNFIFLDVVGGVDKKGRIYGLGTEAGKYKPSSSRSSDGISPSEYEHMRTAISKMSAENMELKEWLKTNEELIRASQEESRLAREQAQQSQEDSRLLREQFQKLMESFTQGHSHLPPYQPHRSS, encoded by the exons ATGAAACGTTTGTTTCAAGGGACTTGGGCAACTTATGGAGAGTTAATGAAAAATGACACGGCTCTTGCGGACTTGTGGTATAACGAGTTTCAG AGGATATATAAGTGGCTTCCTGAGCATGATCAAGACATAAAGAAGACTTATCATCACAAGGCATCTGATGGTTACCAAAATACAATGTATCGGGTACGAAGAGGAATGGACAAAGGCGAATGGATCCCTGCTCTATTGCGTgaaaaattggaacaaaattgGGAAGATAGTAAATGGAAGGACAAAGCAGCAGTTAATAAGCAAAATAGAAGATCCTCTAATGGTCCATTGCACACTTGTGGGTCAATTCCAACAATTGAACATTCTAAAAGATTA AAAACTGACTCAAACATGACTCCAAGTTGTTGGGAAGTGTATCTAAAGACACACAAAATGAAAGGTGATCCATCAAAGTGGGTATCCTCCAAATCTCAAATGGTTGCG GATGAATATGAAAGACGGATTTTTGAAAGGAACTCACAACAAACAGAGGGGGATGATGTGTCTAATGACCATCAGTCAGACAACTTCATTTTCTTGGACGTAGTTGGAGGAGTCGACAAGAAAGGACGTATTTATGGTTTGGGGACAGAGGCAGGAAAATACAAGCCTTCTTCATCCAGGTCATCTGATGGCATCTCACCATCTGAATATGAGCATATGAGGACTGCAATATCTAAAATGTCAGCTGAAAACATGGAACTCAAGGAATGGTTGAAGACTAACGAGGAATTGATTCGTGCATCACAGGAGGAGTCACGTTTAGCTCGAGAGCAGGCACAACAGTCACAGGAGGATTCACGATTGCTCCGAGAGCAGTTCCAGAAATTAATGGAGTCTTTTACACAAGGCCATTCGCATCTACCTCCTTATCAACCTCATCGTTCGAGTTAG
- the LOC112422890 gene encoding uncharacterized protein isoform X2: MKRLFQGTWATYGELMKNDTALADLWYNEFQIYKWLPEHDQDIKKTYHHKASDGYQNTMYRVRRGMDKGEWIPALLREKLEQNWEDSKWKDKAAVNKQNRRSSNGPLHTCGSIPTIEHSKRLKTDSNMTPSCWEVYLKTHKMKGDPSKWVSSKSQMVADEYERRIFERNSQQTEGDDVSNDHQSDNFIFLDVVGGVDKKGRIYGLGTEAGKYKPSSSRSSDGISPSEYEHMRTAISKMSAENMELKEWLKTNEELIRASQEESRLAREQAQQSQEDSRLLREQFQKLMESFTQGHSHLPPYQPHRSS, translated from the exons ATGAAACGTTTGTTTCAAGGGACTTGGGCAACTTATGGAGAGTTAATGAAAAATGACACGGCTCTTGCGGACTTGTGGTATAACGAGTTTCAG ATATATAAGTGGCTTCCTGAGCATGATCAAGACATAAAGAAGACTTATCATCACAAGGCATCTGATGGTTACCAAAATACAATGTATCGGGTACGAAGAGGAATGGACAAAGGCGAATGGATCCCTGCTCTATTGCGTgaaaaattggaacaaaattgGGAAGATAGTAAATGGAAGGACAAAGCAGCAGTTAATAAGCAAAATAGAAGATCCTCTAATGGTCCATTGCACACTTGTGGGTCAATTCCAACAATTGAACATTCTAAAAGATTA AAAACTGACTCAAACATGACTCCAAGTTGTTGGGAAGTGTATCTAAAGACACACAAAATGAAAGGTGATCCATCAAAGTGGGTATCCTCCAAATCTCAAATGGTTGCG GATGAATATGAAAGACGGATTTTTGAAAGGAACTCACAACAAACAGAGGGGGATGATGTGTCTAATGACCATCAGTCAGACAACTTCATTTTCTTGGACGTAGTTGGAGGAGTCGACAAGAAAGGACGTATTTATGGTTTGGGGACAGAGGCAGGAAAATACAAGCCTTCTTCATCCAGGTCATCTGATGGCATCTCACCATCTGAATATGAGCATATGAGGACTGCAATATCTAAAATGTCAGCTGAAAACATGGAACTCAAGGAATGGTTGAAGACTAACGAGGAATTGATTCGTGCATCACAGGAGGAGTCACGTTTAGCTCGAGAGCAGGCACAACAGTCACAGGAGGATTCACGATTGCTCCGAGAGCAGTTCCAGAAATTAATGGAGTCTTTTACACAAGGCCATTCGCATCTACCTCCTTATCAACCTCATCGTTCGAGTTAG
- the LOC11419156 gene encoding probable LRR receptor-like serine/threonine-protein kinase At3g47570 — translation MWFCPNKIRAVAAIGKQTDHLALLKFKESITSDPYNTLESWNSSIHFCKWHGITCSPMHERVTELSLKRYQLHGSLSPHVCNLTFLETLDIGDNNFFGEIPQELGQLLHLQHLILTNNSFVGEIPTNLTYCSNLKLLYLNGNHLNGKIPIEIGSLKKLQAISVGNNHLTEGIPSFIGNLSCLTRLNLGENNFSGKIPQEICFLKHLTILGVSENNLSGKIPSCLYNISSLISLTVTQNHLHGSFPPNMFHTLPNIQIFAFAANQFSGPIPTSIANASALQILDLGNNMNLVGQVPSLRNLQDLSFLSLEVNNLGNNSTMDLEFLKYLTNCSKLYVLSISYNNFGGHLPNSIGNLSTELPELYMGGNMISGKIPAELGRLVGLILLTMESNCFEGIIPTNFGKFQKMQVLSLRENKLSGGIPPFIGNLSQLYYLELNHNMFQGSIPPSIGNCQNLQSLDLSHNKLRGTIPVEVLNLFSLSILLNLSHNSLSGSLPREVGMLKNIEALDVSENHLSGDIPREIGECTSLEYIHLQRNSFNGTIPSSLTFLKGLRYLDLSRNQLSGSIPDGMQNISVLEYLNVSFNMLEGEVPTNGVFGNATQIDLIGNKKLCGGISHLHLPPCPIKGRKHAKQHKFRLIAVLVSVVSFILILSFIITIYMMRKRNQKRSFDSPTIDQLAKVSYQELHVGTDGFSNRNMIGSGSFGSVYKGNIVSEDNVVAVKVLNLQKKGAHKSFIVECNALKNIRHRNLVKVLTCCSSTNYKGQEFKALVFEYMKNGSLEQWLHPETLNANPPTTLNLGHRLNIIIDVASALHYLHRECEQLILHCDLKPSNVLLDDDMVAHVSDFGIARLVSTISGTSNKNTSTIGVKGTVGYAPPEYGMGSEVSTCGDMYSFGILMLEMLTGRRPTDELFEDGQNLHNFVTISFPDNLIKILDPHLLPRAEEGAIEDGNHEIHIPTIEDCFVSLLRIALLCSLESPKERMNIVDVTRELTTIQKVFLAGEMN, via the exons ATGTGGTTTTGTCCAAACAAAATTAGGGCAGTGGCTGCAATAGGAAAGCAAACTGATCATCTGGCATTGCTCAAATTCAAAGAATCAATAACTAGTGACCCATACAATACTCTTGAATCTTGGAATTCTTCCATCCACTTCTGCAAGTGGCATGGAATCACATGTAGCCCCATGCATGAACGAGTTACAGAGTTGAGCCTAAAAAGATATCAGTTACATGGATCTTTATCTCCCCATGTTTGCAATCTCACTTTTCTGGAAACTCTTGACATTGGAGACAACAACTTCTTTGGAGAAATTCCACAGGAGTTGGGTCAGTTGCTACATTTGCAACATCTTATTCTCACCAATAATTCTTTTGTAGGTGAGATTCCTACAAACCTGACATATTGCTCCAATCTCAAATTATTGTATTTGAATGGGAACCATCTCAATGGTAAAATACCAATTGAAATTGGCTCTTTGAAAAAGCTTCAAGCAATATCTGTTGGGAATAACCATTTAACCGAAGGAATCCCTTCATTTATAGGAAATCTTTCATGCTTAACACGTCTAAATTTGGGTGAGAACAATTTCTCCGGTAAGATTCCACAAGAAATATGTTTCCTCAAACACTTGACAATTTTAGGTGTGAGTGAGAACAATTTGTCCGGTAAGATTCCTTCTTGTCTTTATAATATCTCATCACTTATTTCCCTTACGGTAACACAGAATCACCTTCATGGCTCTTTTCCACCCAACATGTTCCACACCCTCCCCAATATTCAAATATTCGCTTTTGCAGCAAATCAATTCTCAGGTCCAATCCCTACTTCGATTGCAAATGCTTCTGCCCTACAAATATTAGACTTAGGAAACAACATGAATTTGGTTGGACAAGTTCCAAGTCTTAGGAATTTACAAGATCTTTCCTTCCTAAGTTTGGAAGTTAACAATTTAGGTAACAATTCAACTATGGATTtagagtttttaaaatatttgacaaaTTGCAGTAAACTATACGTGCTTTCGATATCTTATAATAATTTTGGAGGTCATTTGCCAAATTCCATAGGCAATTTATCGACTGAACTTCCAGAACTATATATGGGGGGTAATATGATATCAGGAAAAATTCCTGCAGAATTAGGACGTCTAGTTGGCTTAATTCTCTTGACCATGGAGTCTAACTGCTTTGAAGGAATTATTCCAACAAATTTTGGGAAGTTCCAAAAGATGCAGGTATTATCTTTGAGGGAAAACAAGTTGTCAGGAGGTATTCCACCCTTCATAGGCAATCTCAGTCAATTGTATTATTTAGAATTAAATCATAATATGTTTCAAGGAAGTATTCCTCCAAGCATAGGAAACTGTCAAAATTTACAATCTCTTGATCTTTCTCATAATAAGCTTAGAGGAACCATACCTGTAGAGGttttaaatcttttttctttatcaatCTTATTGAACTTGTCACATAACTCTTTAAGTGGTAGCTTACCAAGAGAAGTGggtatgttaaaaaatattgaagcaTTAGATGTCTCTGAGAATCATCTATCTGGTGATATTCCTAGAGAAATTGGTGAATGTACAAGCTTAGAATATATTCATTTGCAAAGGAACTCCTTCAACGGAACAATACCGTCCTCTTTGACTTTTCTCAAAGGTCTTCGATATTTAGACCTTTCAAGAAATCAATTGTCTGGATCAATTCCTGATGGTATGCAAAATATCTCTGTTTTAGAATATTTGAATGTTTCTTTTAACATGTTGGAAGGAGAGGTACCGACAAATGGTGTATTTGGAAATGCAACCCAAATAGACTTGATTGGAAACAAAAAGCTTTGTGGAGGTATTTCCCACCTGCATCTACCACCATGCCCTATCAAGGGTAGGAAACATGCAAAACAACACAAGTTCAGGTTGATAGCAGTGCTAGTTAGTGTGGTTTCTTTTATTCTCATACTTTCATTTATCATAACTATCTACATGATGAGGAAAAGAAATCAGAAGAGATCTTTTGATTCACCAACAATTGATCAACTAGCTAAGGTTTCATACCAAGAATTACATGTTGGAACCGATGGATTCTCAAATAGAAACATGATCGGATCAGGAAGTTTTGGTTCCGTTTACAAAGGAAATATAGTGTCAGAAGATAATGTTGTTGCAGTAAAGGTCTTGAATCTGCAAAAAAAGGGAGCTCACAAGAGTTTCATTGTTGAATGTAACGCACTCAAAAATATTAGACACCGAAATTTGGTTAAGGTTTTAACATGTTGTTCTAGCACAAATTACAAAGGTCAAGAATTTAAAGCACTAGTTTTTGAATACATGAAAAATGGAAGCTTAGAACAGTGGTTACATCCTGAGACTTTGAATGCAAATCCTCCAACAACATTGAACCTTGGTCATagattaaacatcatcatcgaTGTTGCTTCTGCATTGCATTACCTTCATCGAGAATGTGAGCAGTTAATCCTTCATTGTGATCTAAAACCAAGCAATGTCCTTCTTGATGATGACATGGTTGCTCATGTGAGTGATTTTGGCATAGCAAGACTTGTCTCAACCATTTCCGGTACCTCTAATAAGAATACTAGCACAATCGGAGTAAAAGGAACAGTTGGTTATGCTCCACCGG AGTATGGGATGGGTTCAGAAGTTTCCACATGTGGTGACATGTATAGCTTTGGAATCCTTATGCTGGAAATGCTTACTGGTAGAAGACCCACCGATGAACTTTTTGAAGATGGTCAAAATCTGCATaactttgttacaatttcatTTCCTGATAATCTTATAAAGATTTTGGATCCACATCTTTTACCAAGAGCTGAAGAAGGAGCAATAGAAGATGGAAATCATGAGATTCATATTCCAACTATAGAAGATTGCTTTGTTTCACTTCTTAGGATTGCACTTTTATGTTCTTTGGAATCaccaaaagaaagaatgaatatTGTGGATGTCACTAGAGAGCTTACCACAATCCAGAAGGTCTTTTTAGCTGGTGAGATGAACTGA